catgtaagagcatatatattagtttttttttttctatagttctagttaaaaatattaactaaaataaCAGAGTGTCTTTTATTCTCTAGCTTTTAAAGAGATTCATTTTTTACAGATGGTCAATTTGTCACAATATGACAGCAGACCACAAGTCTTTAACCTATTAGGTAACATAAAAGCATAATGTTTTTAGATGGGGATATTATTATATACAGTAATTTAAAGTCTCTTAAATATTTCCATTCTTAAATGTTATATCTAATAAAAAGTCAAACTTaggaatgaaattttatttccatatcCTTAAAATCTGAAACGCTAAGTAAATTTTCTCTGTTAGCTTTAgtaaaaatagcttaaaaactTAAAAGGTGGCAATCCAATGTTAGTATCAACTTTTCTTAACAATTCATTCTaattaacattaaatttaaaaacatgaataataAAACAACAAGTTAAAGACTGACAAGATAGCCTAAAAATAGTATTTTAGGCATTGTATTTCCATAATACTTGTAAATCAGCTATGTTTTTTCAATAACTGAGAagcaatttttaacttttatgaaaAGCCTTTATGAAAAGATTTTCCTTCTGAAGTCTGGAATTCATCATTACAAAGTAGAAACATTAGACATGCAAAATACCTAGCAAGGTTTAGGAAACCAGAAATCTGCCTATGATGATATATATTATGTTACAGAAAGCAGGCCTTATCTCAGTAAGGCTTAAGGCATATTTTCTTCTGAAGAATTATTGGAATGTTTTCCAGAGTCTGAATGCTAATAGGACAAAGTTGATTAGATCATTAAAAAATGAACCATGTATCTTTTACATCTTTGTTCTTGAACAGACATTATCAAATATATACATAGTTCTGTTTCTTTGGGTGCAGAATACTAGTAGGATTAACTGTGTGCTAACTACTCTTTGAAACACAAGCAACTGCCTATTGTGAAATAAAAACAGCTATCAAAGCAAGATTTCAATTCCAGTCACAGATTCAGCAAATTTATGCCATAAGGAATATTATTTGCACAACTTTTCTCTCAGTGTAACACTGTGAAAGGTGGCAATGATATTACTATCCTTAACAatgtacaaattatttttattagagatAATGGTAACAGTACATATtgatttttacagttttcttcCCATAACTCAAAACAAAATGAATGTACTGAAATTAGGTAATTTCTATAATTATTAAACTTAAATCAATCCATTAAGAAACAGGTTGTGTGCTAAGTTCCTGGTGACCTAATGCATAAATTgctctttcctttctgtatttttcagaccacttgcGAGTTAGCTCTAGATAAAGACTTGGTTTATGAGGCCGGTAATCCAGGTACACGATATTACTGGTTCTTTTGGGAACAGCTCTTTCAATCTGAGTTCCTTCATGCCACTCATTAAAAGAGGTGATGGAAATTATACTGGGATGGGCTTGGAGTGCAGCTCTCAGAGCAGTCTCATAATATTTCCCGTTGACTCGGTTACGAGTGTTCTGAGAGTTCCACGGTCGGATGCTGGTATCTATGTATCCTGGACCCACACTTGGGATGAACATTAGGTCGAACTgatcacaaaaatattttatgttagcccagttttcaaaggatgagccATACGTAAAGCCATTTGTGGCAAAGTATGTGTAAATTCCATCAAAACCACCTCGAAGAATTCCATATCTATGCTTTTTATCTACTAGAAGTGCAATAAACAATGCATCATAAGGAGAGTTGCGAATGCTCTGAGACCCTGAGCTGGTTAACAGATTGGCCCATTTTTGAGATGCTGTGATATAGGAATCATAGATATAAAACATTGGAAGAGCATTGCCGTTCTTAGTCTTGTACCTGTAAAAGGCAGGATGATTTCCATATCtagaatataaacatatatgaaaataaaatgaaaattcatgaCTTATTTACCACAGCCAATTATTTATGTACTGAAAATGAAGGTAATCAGTACAGTTTAAGTGTATTGTTCATCTTCTTTGTGGAATTAGCTATGTAAGTGTAatcattaaaaatgcatttttaattttacacaTTGGGAAATGAGATACTGGATACATTAAGACATTAACAAACAAGAAAGTAATTACTTATATTGAGGTTTAAAAATGATGACTAACACAATAAAAAATCCATTTTTCTATATGAAAATACtgcttttctatgtgtgtgtattctaaCTGATACATGTCCCAACTGTTGCTGACATGTTTCTTTATAAGAGTATGGCATCTGTCACAGACTATTATCAGTAAACccttaaacaaaatgaaactgtATTAATAAATTCTTTCCTTGTAAACATATTGAAACATAAACGAAAATATTAGATGTGAATCTACCATACCTAATAGCAATTCACATTTCAtattctgaacttttttttttaaaaaaaaagacaactttaCATTCATAAAATTTACAGAATAATTgtgtaaattatttttacaaatatgttACAAACAACTTTGTAACAATTTAAAATGTTAGATGACAAACATCATGGTCTAATATACACATAAGAGTAAAAACAGCAACCCGTAATTATTCATAGAGAAACTGAATTataaggaaatacagaaaagttcCTCAAAATGATTGCAATATTCATTACAAAATTAAACTGATATTAATGTCATACTATGCCATTCAAATCTCTCAAATATCATTTAAATGTACTTATAACAGCAATTATAGGAGAGAAGAAACTCACTTGTCTATAATGTACTTGACATTTTGGTACATGCTTTTATCATCTCGATTCTTATATGGTTCAATATGAAAAGTGacctaaaacaaaaaatattgatAGAGAAAGaattatgatataaaaataaagatgaaatcaTATCCCGCATTTTTAATAAACTGACAACCTTAAGATGAATACCTTATTGAAGCTGACTTAGATAGCTGAGTAACAATGTGTTCATTActactgtacagaaaagtgactcagttatacatgtatacattcttttttatatttgtattcttttccatggtGTATCATGGGATACTGAAAATGGTtgtttgtgctatacagtaggagctTGTTGATTATTCATCctctatataaaagcttacatatACTAacccccaacctcccactccatccctccccaccctgaagGACCCAGCACTGTTCTCCACGTCTGTGATTCTGCTTCATAGACAGACTCATTTGTGTCacgttttagattccacatacaagtgacagCATGTGGTGGTGTCTCtttcttacttcattctgtatgataatctctaggtccatccatgtggctgcaaatggcatcatttcattcctttttaatggctgagaatATCCTgctgtgtctatgtaccacatcttctttatccattcatctattgataagacatttaggctgcttccatgtcttggctcttgggaacagtgctgctatgaacacaggggtgcaagtctctttttgaattatagttttgtctggatataaacccaggagtggaattgctaggtaatataattatattttcagtttcctgaggaacctccatcacgctttccacagtggttgcaccaagTTACATccccaccaagagtgtaggagggttcccttttctccacaccttctctagcatttgttatttgtagactttttactGTTGGCCATCCTGACTTGTGTGAGGCGGCACTTCATTatagttttcatttatatttctctaataattagtaggTTGAGTTTTCATTTGGCTActgccatctgtatttcttctttggagaaatgtctaatttaggtcttctgcccatttttggattgggttgcttgtttttctgttactgaattgtatgagctgtttatgtattttggaaattaggcCCTTattggttgcttcatttgcaaacacATTCGTTCTTCCATTTTTtaggtttcctttgctatgcaaaagcttataaTCTGATTAGGTCCTATTGTTTGTTTTCAATTCTATTGCCTTGCGAGACTGACCCAAGAAAATACTGGTAAAATTTACatcagagaatgttctgcctatgttcgcttctaggagttttatggcatCATGTCTTAAGTCTTTCAgccgttttgagtttatttttgtgtatggtgtgagggtgtattctaacttcattgatttacatgcagtttTCCAACTTTACCAGCAACACTTGCTGAagagattcttttcccactgtatatacttgcctcctttgtcacagattgATTGTAGGTATGTGGGTTTACTGCTGGGctctattgtgttccattgatccatatgtttatttttgtgccaaaaccatgctgtcttgataactgtggctTTATAGTATTGCCTGAAGGGAGGGTTATGCCtcatgctttgttctttttcttcaggattgctttggcagttctgggtcttatatggttccatatgaattttaggattatttgtcctgcttctgtgaaaaatgtcatagataatttgataaggatcacaataaatctgtagattgctttgggtagtatagatCTTTTAACAATATTACTTCTTCTAATCCTCAAGTATGGTAtatcttcccatttctttgaattatcttcagtttcctttattaatgttttacagTTCTCAGAGTATAAGTCTTTCTTGGCAAGGTAAGATGAACACTTACTGAACACAAAAGTTGCCAGAGAATTCTAACAAACAGTAATAATGTTTCCTAAGTGCTTTCTCGTTTAAATAatgctctaaatattttatactttttaacctCAGTTAATTCTCACACCTCTATAAGGTAGTTACGAGCAGTATCTCCATATGAAGCAATCAAAGGTAAGGCAGGTTCAATGAGTTGTCACCCTGCCAGCTGGAGGCAACATAAGCAACCTGAATTCAAAGCTCAAATGTTTGTCCATCCTGTATGCATATTCCTTTTAAAGGATAAATAGGAATATATTCTATATTCAGATgtatctttccttaaaaaaaggaaaaacaaagtatGATCTAGAAAAACctagattctttttccatgtgTGAACATTAAGTTTACATTTAAATGCAATCAATAGCAAATGTCTTTAAATGACAGATTCTCCTATacaattaaaatagcattttacaAAAGAATCTACATTTAATATGTACTATTCAGATAATTTATaacaaaattacttaaaaatcaaaaacatacTATACTGAACAATAATTTTCAGAACACTCATTACTGATGTGGTTTATACATCACTACCAAGAGAGTAGAAAGCAGAAaccaaaaatacttttaaaatactgtgcacagaaaattcaatttttctaaccaaaaaagattatatataaatCAAGAAAAACTAATTTTGGCTACCAAAACCATTGTGTAGGTCATTTACTACTAGTGGAATAGACTGTCATTTAAAGAAAAGATCATGTGTACTATCTACTTAAGATCTGCAAAACAACTATgagcactttcatttttattactaattttaCTGACTTACCATTATAAATCTTTATGGAAATCTAATAAACttattgataatattttaattttagagtGGTTCCTATGAAGCATATATGGAATTAGAGACTTATGTGCTACTGCAAtataaaatgtctttgttttcagCTACCTTAATTAAAGTGAAATGTATTTTGCATTAATCAGTGCTACTAGTTTTCATAGAATTAATTTTAAAGTCAGACAACATTCAGTGTAACTCATTTCCcacttttaataaaatttcagtaaTATTATACAAAGAAAGGTTTTAGTAGTAACAAAATATACTCATTTCTGCAGTATACTCTAAGTACTGCTAGGGCAGACTTTGCAGTAGCTCTAGTATTTGCATTTTAACTTCAACCAAAAGAAAATTGACAAGGATGCTTGTATTTTCATACTCTTACATAATGTAACCTTGGATAATCTCCCTTTAGATGCAACATTTTCTAAGTaagtttcattttatatataaaggaTGCCATATTTAAACAAATATCCTACATTAAAATGAATTTGCTTGTAAAGCTGCAAACTATAAATGGCTTTctttctataaaatggaaatcaatACATTTATAGTAATCCAAAAAGCTATTATTGATATCCAACATTTAATATTATCCTTCATATTTCTAACTCATTAATGGTAATGATATTTCTTTGTAGGTTTAATTAATAAAGTGATGTATCACCATTTCTCTATTCTGtttgggaaaaaaacagaattattaGACCAATACTACCactttaaaaatgacagaatcatatatatatatatatatatataaaatcagatGTTTGCAATATCTTTAGAAGGGGAAGTAAGAGTCATATAGATGTTTcctctatatatagatatagagtATAGTGTATAGATGTTTCCTCATTTCATGCTTCTAATTTTAACCATGCACCCAAAGTGAACCTCTTTAAGTGAAAACCTGATGATCCTGGAGAGTGGGATTAGAAACATGATGGCATAAAATGTTCCTATTATTTATTCCCTTTTAAATCAACATGAGATTATTCATACATGAGCAAAAGTGCCTCCGTGGTGTTTTAGGACCTAGTGTCTTACGCCAAGGAACCCAGGAGTTGTCTCACCCACCATGAAGATAAGAGACAAACTTCTATTTGAGCTGGGAAACAGAGGAGTCAGCCAAACTGCCTAGACTTTGTTCCTGTCATGCAAAAACCCGGTCAATGAAGACCCAGGCAGGCACTCACATATGAGACAGAACCTGCCGAAGTCTAATCCTCCAGAGAGAGACTTCAGCACATAACTGGAGACCAAAGGTAAGTAAAGAAGTCAACAGAGACATGCTAGCTTGGTGGCAGTGGACAGACTTTCTTAGCATCAAGTGCTGCCCAAGGAAACACCGAGAGGGAAAAGCAGATTGGTAAGGAAGTGCCTGGCTAAGCCAGCTGGACTGGAAGTCGCTGGAAAAACCCATTCTCTCCACCAGTACctatgagagggtaacaggcaggaaggccaggggtctccaaatggagaaaagaggctgtaagtgccagacatttttatctctcttaaacggcaggaagaaacaaaccagcgatctgtttttccttctctatacaaatttaaaaggaggtttctcttaacattctgtgttgccatgacacttggtctcacctaaagctaactactctcaaactttgagttaaccaatacattcctttttcgtatggaaatgttgtcttaagctatgttaatgaaccccagactctatcttcaagttggttccgccaaacggcctaacttacttactcaggtattgttcccctaatctatgtaaacggaactatttgttggtattctgcccttctacaagattcaagtcaatcgttttatggcctgggatgaattatctggtgccattctaaattttatgacattcctttcatttcattaacaaactgtgagtgactatataacatacagcaaaagtctaggaggggggtactcttttgcccccttctgatgcctatgtcagaagctttctctatactttaataaaactttattacacaaaagctctgagcgatccagcctcgtctctggccccggattgaatccgtctcctccggaggccaagaatcccacgtcttatcgttcagcaacaacctttcacctaGAGGACTAAGATATGACATTTACAACTAGGGAAGGGAGGATATTAGGAAAGATGCAAAGAAGAACTTCAGTTGGTGGGAAAGGGATTGTTCTCAGCAGCAGTCCACCTAGGAGCCCCGGGATCGCCCTACTGGGTCTGCAGGCACCCCCAATGTGCCCCGAGCTAAACTCACACGTCACTGCCCCTCTACACTGGCTCCATGTGTGGGTTCCCAAGTGCCACTGCCAAGAGGAAGCTCCGGAAGAGGGAGGGAGTGCTCAGAAACTACAAACTGGAGGTATAGCaaccttttaaaaagcaaaagacagggcagaagagtttaaaaattcactcaaaagaggaaacaaagaagACTAGAGCAGATACAAACTCACAAACAAAGTAAAAACTCTAATATCAACACTACAGTAACATACCATCTGCTGAAGGCAACAAGAAAAGAGTTAAGAAGGTACCTACTAATTCATATGCAAGAACAAAAGTGCAAAtctaaaacaaatatgaaaaatcaaggaaacatGGCATCACAGAAAAATTATCTATTTCTAGCGGCCAAACTCAGAGGCACAGAATATTGCAAACTATCTGATAGAGTTGAAAACAGATGTTATGAAAAACTCAACAGGTTACAAGAAAACTCAAGACAATTCAATAAAATCATgaataaaatatgtgaataaacAATTCTTTATTAAAGAGAATGAAGTTTTCAAAAGAACCAAAACTTCTAGAACTAGATAGCATGCAGCACAGAGAATATTTAGCAGGAAAGAGAACATGAAGATAGAATGACTGACTTGGAGGAGAGAAATTTTGAACTCAcacaaaggagaagagagaactgaaagagaaaaaagagaaaaagatcaaaGAAAGCCTACATGATCTACAGATATTCATCCATATATCCTGAAAAATGTCAGGATAAACGGGATTCCAGACACAGAAGGCAGGGTCAGGGAGTTAAAGAAATAATAGATGCGAACTTCCAAAATCTGAGGAAAGACTTGGACATACAAGTCCACTAAAGCTAGTAGATTATCCTATTCTCTCAAAGCAAAAAGACATTCTCCAAGATATTAAAGgtaagcagggggaaaaaaaaagaatgaacccTACAATGGACTGCCATTAGTCTATCAGAAGATTTATCTGTAGAAACTCTAGGCCTCAGGGCAGTGGAATGACATATTTGaagaactgaaagataaaaatggtCAGCCAAGAATACTTTATTGAGCAAAGTTATCCTTCAGCTAGAAAAGATAAGTAAAGGCCCTTCCAGAATAAACAAAATCTGAGGGAGTTCACCACTATATCTGCCTTGCAAGAAATGGTGAAAGTTCTTCAagctgaaataaaaacataaaaaattacaCAGTACTCTGGTAAAGATGAGAAATATAGAATTGGACTTAAAACACTGTACCTCTGTAGTAGGATGGTGTGTTAATACATTATTGTCTGGAAATGTATTAAAGCCATAGGCGTTAGTTTCTGTAAAATCCCCCAGTCAGTAATGTGTTAACTCTTTCCCACGtggctccagtggttaagaacccacctgccaatgctggagatgcaagagatgcaagttcaatccctgggttgggaagatcccctggagaaggaaatggcaacccattccagtattcttgcctgggaaaccccatgaacagaggagcctggcggcctacagtccatggggttgcagagagtcggacatgactgagctgccaCACATACACTCAACTATAGTCTAAAGGTTAAATGAAAGTAGGAAAAATAACTACTATAAGttaataaatatacaataaaaaaggTAAATTGTAACATCAAAACATCAATATACAAAAGGAAGGAGCAAAATAGTGGAtaacttggtgttggagaagactcttgagagtcccttggagagcaaggagatccaaccagtccatcctaaaggagatcagtcctgggtgttcattggaaggactgacgctgaagctgaaactccaatactttggccacctgatgcgaagagctgactcattggaaaagaccctgatgctgggagggactgggggcaggaggagaaggggacaacagaggatgaaatggctggatggcatcactgactcaatggacatgagtttgagtaaactccaggagttggtgatggacagggaggcctggcgtgctgcagttcatggggtcacagagagtcggacacgactgagtgactgaactgaactacggAGTTATAGATAAGTTTCTATAAACCTAAAATGGACTGTTATATCTAGGAGATGTTTTATATAACCTCCCTTGataaccacaaagcaaaaattTAGAGCAGATCCATAAGAAGGGGGTAGAAGAGCATATCACCATGAAAAATAACCAATTTACAAATGCAGGCagaaagagataagaaaaaaagaaataatgacaaTACAAAACCAGAATGCAATCAATAAGACTAAATATAATAATTACTCTGAATGTAAATATATTGAATTCACTAGTCAAAAGGCACATAGTGActggatggataaagaaataaGACCAAAC
The nucleotide sequence above comes from Cervus elaphus chromosome 28, mCerEla1.1, whole genome shotgun sequence. Encoded proteins:
- the MANEA gene encoding glycoprotein endo-alpha-1,2-mannosidase yields the protein MAKFRRKTCFILSLFILLFFSLMMGLKMLRPNQAAFGDPFGLDLLPEIRQQTPHLTKVFDSQKSDKINSETNIKNLKTEEITVKASVASEPRPEELPPLNYYLHVFYYSWYGNPQFDGKYIHWNHPVLSHWDPGITKKYPKGKHNPPDDIGSRFYPELGSYSSRDPSVIETHMKQMHSASIGVLALSWYPPDLNDENGEPTDNLVPTILDKAHKYNLKVTFHIEPYKNRDDKSMYQNVKYIIDKYGNHPAFYRYKTKNGNALPMFYIYDSYITASQKWANLLTSSGSQSIRNSPYDALFIALLVDKKHRYGILRGGFDGIYTYFATNGFTYGSSFENWANIKYFCDQFDLMFIPSVGPGYIDTSIRPWNSQNTRNRVNGKYYETALRAALQAHPSIISITSFNEWHEGTQIERAVPKRTSNIVYLDYRPHKPSLYLELTRKWSEKYRKERAIYALGHQELSTQPVS